From a region of the Helianthus annuus cultivar XRQ/B chromosome 5, HanXRQr2.0-SUNRISE, whole genome shotgun sequence genome:
- the LOC110941453 gene encoding bifunctional nuclease 2 codes for MSALQSRVVCPSVYGKQSAVHAVPAIEGSLMKTKIQKSGIWGLKGVNRPKVHVRKQRGSKTVTCSFSSSSNGNGSMAESFNENDSDYVNSSVVEAVEVKSGPDGFIIKMRDGKHLKCAHNNPQGSHLPDYAPHPAIVLKMEDGTGLLLPIIVLETPSVLLLAAMRNVQIARPTMYNVVKEMIDKMGYKVKLVRVTKRIHEAYFARLYLTKVDDESDCVSFDLRPSDAINIAVRCKVPIQVNKFLAHNDGMKVVESAKLALQSSPDGLTYKELDRPSGQPCVETKEFNLVRNMLIAAVEERYRDAAQWRDKLTQFRSKRNWA; via the exons ATGAGTGCTTTGCAAAGTCGAGTTGTTTGCCCTTCCGTATATGGGAAACAAAGTGCGGTTCATGCGGTTCCTGCAATTGAGGGGTCTTTAATGAAGACCAAGATTCAAAAAAGTGGAATTTGGGGATTAAAAGGCGTTAACCGCCCAAAGGTTCATGTGCGCAAGCAACGTGGATCAAAAACCGTCACATGTAGTTTCAGTTCATCTTCAAATGGAAATGGTAGCATGGCAGAAAGCTTCAATGAAAACGATTCAGATTATGTCAATTCCAGTGTCGTTGAAGCTG TTGAGGTGAAGAGTGGCCCTGATGGTTTTATAATCAAAATGAGGGACGGAAAGCATTTAAAGTGTGCTCATAACAATCCTCAAGGTAGCCATTTGCCCGATTACGCTCCGCATCCAGCAATTGTACTGAAAATGGAAGACGGGACGGGCCTTTTACTTCCTATAATCGTTT TGGAGACGCCTAGTGTATTGCTTTTGGCAGCTATGCGCAATGTTCAGATT GCTAGGCCTACTATGTATAATGTTGTAAAGGAGATGATTGATAAAATGGGGTATAAA gtCAAACTTGTCCGAGTGACCAAGAGAATACACGAGGCGTATTTTGCTCGGCTATATCTAACAAAG GTGGACGATGAAAGCGACTGTGTTAGTTTTGACCTTCGTCCCTCTGATGCCATCAATATTGCTGTGAGGTGCAAG GTGCCCATACAAGTGAACAAGTTTTTGGCACACAACGATGGGATGAAGGTTGTTGAATCTGCAAAGCTTGCGTTGCAGAGTTCTCCAGATGGTTTAACCTATAAGGAACTCGATCG ACCAAGTGGACAGCCGTGTGTTGAAACCAAGGAGTTTAATCTTGTACGGAACATGCTTATTGCTGCTGTTGAGGAACGCTATAGAGACGCAG CTCAGTGGAGAGATAAACTCACTCAGTTCAGATCTAAGAGAAACTGGGCATAA